One genomic segment of Ipomoea triloba cultivar NCNSP0323 chromosome 9, ASM357664v1 includes these proteins:
- the LOC116029987 gene encoding uncharacterized protein LOC116029987: protein MPLGCTVDGNLDESRYSEPMPWIGIYVAVASAACAAAMASDVFHGLRHRKFWFPCKFFSLNATTLAIIAVATKLSVDLNSSMPRHQDQLAKLSSGVLICTVMSNSMPSLAAMEYKELMMNIVALGIFVVTVIVNIGIQLGTGVIYTFWKEHAAVMFIMVILFLLLISSALTVPTTRSYFDLKYSKKFKLAQKECCLGHCEFRPEKLKDNLMKYWMMAHTCSPQFVASRLVTCTASGAFCLLSTVICAEAMLRSYMLPGTFEFCSGESDYKWSTTLILVAQTVAILVGTIAPAFRWFNSVNFRCPKTVTKACHYKVKIENYWIRSLVLWKESPLELRKRGRFIRKFAHNAKENLLDFCIWMQIGMVCLSKLVRLVSLFWVSWLLIGLRRLIRFLKRHTNSIESLDSEPESQSQAGSKPDLSRYVLHLEGEESLRDFMMESNFDVSDHWIKMGKKKQHKNLIKLLQNWSPTKGFMGVNHFDYDHIPSLDSEVPPNCWALPVVTLTSIAVALLGNDSGLSKDLKLCVNEAVSYMRFLEERLDTNGDLSNLRKAAQMVWSGVDLHYKWLDLDLQKMALQAGEDSSPQSVLKALSEEAKQRYLEYKQKDVTICFAESPSKWPAKILAANSMYRICQALLLTNENEQPQNNKTMMFHRLSDMITGIVGACLTNIPRVIFMLCHQGSIKERETRVRFAIMLLGKSGKILEILNHKPLPSSSSERLVHIDDWRALSKEKDSHHQDWNFSPAEDDKALTGSPDFCLTVD, encoded by the coding sequence ATGCCACTGGGCTGCACTGTGGATGGCAACCTGGATGAATCTCGGTACAGCGAGCCGATGCCATGGATTGGAATCTATGTGGCAGTAGCATCTGCAGCCTGTGCTGCAGCCATGGCTAGTGATGTCTTCCACGGCTTACGCCACAGGAAATTCTGGTTCCCTTGCAAATTCTTCTCCCTCAATGCCACAACCTTAGCCATCATTGCTGTTGCCACCAAATTGTCTGTTGATCTCAACAGCTCCATGCCACGCCACCAGGATCAGCTAGCGAAACTTAGCAGTGGCGTTTTGATCTGCACGGTAATGTCCAACTCTATGCCTTCTCTAGCAGCCATGGAATACAAAGAGCTTATGATGAACATTGTGGCTTTGGGAATTTTTGTAGTTACTGTCATAGTAAACATTGGAATCCAATTAGGAACAGGTGTTATATACACATTCTGGAAAGAGCATGCTGCAGTTATGTTTATAATGGTCATCTTGTTTCTGCTATTGATTTCTTCAGCCCTTACAGTTCCCACAACGAGGTCGTATTTCGATCTGAAGTACAGCAAGAAATTCAAGTTAGCACAGAAAGAGTGTTGCCTCGGGCATTGCGAGTTTAGGCCCGAGAAACTGAAAGATAACCTGATGAAATATTGGATGATGGCACACACCTGTAGTCCCCAGTTCGTGGCTAGCCGGTTAGTGACCTGCACTGCTTCTGGCGCGTTTTGCCTTCTCAGCACCGTCATATGTGCTGAAGCCATGCTCCGTTCGTACATGCTGCCCGGGACGTTTGAGTTCTGCAGTGGGGAGTCTGATTACAAGTGGTCTACCACTTTGATTCTTGTGGCTCAGACAGTGGCAATACTGGTAGGCACCATTGCCCCAGCTTTTAGGTGGTTCAACTCTGTTAATTTTCGCTGCCCGAAAACAGTTACCAAGGCTTGCCATTACAAGGTTAAGATTGAGAACTACTGGATCAGGAGCCTGGTTCTGTGGAAAGAGTCCCCATTAGAACTGAGAAAGCGAGGTCGGTTTATCAGAAAATTTGCACACAATGCAAAGGAAAATCTGTTGGATTTCTGCATTTGGATGCAAATTGGAATGGTGTGTCTAAGCAAGCTGGTTAGGCTTGTTTCTCTTTTCTGGGTAAGTTGGTTGCTGATAGGCCTTAGGAGATTGATCAGGTTCTTGAAACGACACACGAACTCTATAGAAAGCCTTGATTCAGAGCCTGAATCACAGTCACAGGCTGGTTCAAAGCCAGATCTTAGTCGTTACGTTTTGCATCTCGAAGGGGAGGAATCACTGCGAGATTTCATGATGGAGAGCAACTTTGATGTTAGTGACCACTGGATCAAGATGGGGAAAAAGAAGCAACACAAGAATCTCATCAAACTTCTGCAGAACTGGAGCCCAACAAAAGGGTTCATGGGAGTGAACCATTTCGACTATGACCATATCCCTTCACTAGACTCTGAAGTGCCTCCCAACTGCTGGGCTCTCCCTGTTGTGACACTCACCAGCATTGCCGTTGCCCTCTTGGGAAACGACTCCGGTTTGAGCAAAGACTTGAAATTGTGTGTAAACGAAGCAGTTTCGTACATGAGATTTCTCGAGGAAAGGCTCGATACAAATGGAGATTTGAGTAACCTCAGAAAGGCTGCACAGATGGTATGGAGTGGCGTCGATCTGCACTATAAATGGCTGGATTTGGACCTCCAAAAGATGGCTCTCCAGGCAGGAGAAGACAGCTCCCCACAATCTGTTCTCAAAGCCCTCTCTGAGGAAGCAAAGCAGAGATACTTGGAATACAAACAGAAAGACGTAACGATTTGCTTTGCAGAATCCCCTTCAAAGTGGCCTGCAAAGATCCTTGCAGCCAACTCCATGTACAGAATATGCCAAGCTCTTCTGCTAACCAACGAAAACGAACAACCTCAGAACAACAAGACCATGATGTTCCACAGACTGTCTGACATGATAACAGGCATAGTAGGGGCATGTCTCACCAACATCCCGCGAGTTATATTCATGCTATGCCACCAGGGCAGCATCAAAGAGAGGGAGACTCGTGTCCGCTTTGCCATTATGCTTCTGGGGAAATCTGGGAAGATTTTAGAGATTCTAAACCACAAACCACTCCCAAGTTCGAGTTCAGAGAGATTGGTGCACATCGATGATTGGCGGGCGTTGAGCAAAGAAAAGGATAGTCATCATCAGGATTGGAATTTCTCCCCAGCAGAGGATGATAAAGCTCTCACAGGCTCTCCTGACTTTTGTCTAACAGTTGATTGA
- the LOC116030284 gene encoding short-chain dehydrogenase TIC 32, chloroplastic-like, whose amino-acid sequence MWIFGIKGESGFSASSTAEEVTEGIDGTDLIAIVTGASCGIGAETARVLALRGVHVILAVRNLESGRAVARRIVKEIPNAKVNVMELDLSSMASIRKFVSEYNASGLPLNLLINNAGVMATPFMLSQDNLELQFATNHIGHFLLTNLLLEKMKRTAHECRKEGRIVNVSSNAHQLPYSEGIRFDKINDEKSYNRIYAYGQSKLANILHATELARRLMEQGAQITANSLHPGAIATNLLRHNGFFDGIVNWIGKYIIKNIPQGAATTCYVALHPQVEGLSGEYFCDSNVSLPSSLATDADLAKKLWDFSLNLTSQ is encoded by the exons ATGTGGATTTTTGGGATAAAAGGGGAATCCGGGTTCTCAGCTTCCTCAACAGCCGAAGAAGTTACCGAAGGGATTGATGGAACTGACCTCATTGCCATTGTTACAG GAGCCTCGTGTGGCATTGGAGCAGAGACTGCCCGTGTCCTAGCCTTGCGTGGAGTACATGTAATTTTGGCAGTTCGCAATCTAGAAAGTGGTAGAGCAGTTGCAAGAAGAATAGTTAAAGAGATTCCTAATGCTAAAGTCAATGTCATGGAATTGGATCTTAGCTCCATGGCTTCTATAAGGAAGTTCGTGTCAGAATATAATGCCTCGGGTTTGCCCTTGAACCTCCTCAT TAATAATGCAGGGGTTATGGCTACGCCATTCATGCTCTCACAAGACAACTTAGAGTTGCAATTTGCAACTAATCACATTG GTCATTTTCTTCTGACGAATCTATTGTTGGAAAAGATGAAACGGACAGCTCATGAGTGCCGCAAAGAAGGAAGGATTGTTAATGTTTCATCAAATGCACATCAATTACCATACAGTGAAGGAATTCGTTTTGACAAAATTAATGATGAAAAAAG TTATAATAGAATATATGCTTATGGGCAATCGAAGCTCGCCAACATATTGCACGCTACTGAACTTGCAAGGCGCTTGATG GAACAAGGAGCACAGATAACTGCAAATTCACTTCATCCAGGAGCAATCGCCACCAATCTTCTGCGTCATAATGGTTTCTTCGATG GGATTGTTAACTGGATTGGGAAATACATCATAAAAAACATCCCACAG GGCGCTGCAACCACGTGCTATGTCGCATTGCATCCACAGGTTGAAGGGCTAAGTGGCGAGTACTTTTGTGATAGCAATGTTTCACTGCCAAGCTCGCTTGCTACAGATGCAGATTTGGCCAAGAAACTTTGGGATTTCAGCTTGAATCTAACAAGCCAGTAG